The Trichoplusia ni isolate ovarian cell line Hi5 unplaced genomic scaffold, tn1 tig00003038, whole genome shotgun sequence genome segment GCTGGTGACGGTTTGCCAGTTAGAGAATGTGTAGCCAAAACTCTGGAAAAAaggaatcaaattatttaagcaACTTCTCATCCTCAAACGATGTATACAATTATTGATagcaattattaatttttgtatacCTGCGTGAAAACACAGCTGTCAATAATTTTCGTGTAGCACTGGTGTAGGAATTCCAATTGATGTGTCTAAAGATTCTAGATGGAATCACTGCGTTTCCATCTCCAAGAGATACCTATTAAAGTAAAAGAGGTATGTTAATCGAGAGTTTACTTTCgccaatattaatattgtagtGCGATTAAATATGGAATACGAACCACGTCATCATTAGTGTTGAGATTTCTGTTTTTCAAAACCTTTGTGGGTTTGTTATGCCCATTGTGTTGTTCAACTTTAAGTTTcggtttattttcttttttgggtGTGATGTAGTCAGTGTCGTCCAAATCCGAGTCATATGCATTGCTATCGTCctgaaaaataggttttaatatgATTACACCCATAAAATAGatcactataatatattttatatgatttcCAATGCTTTGTACCATTTCATTAGAGTCTGCTTTGTAAGACTCATCATCGTCACAATCAAAATCTTGTTCACTTTCAGAAAGTTGTCTGGCAATCTTTTCGTTCTGTTCTGTAAGAGCTTCTATTTCTGCTTGGAGGCATTTTATTTTCTCGCACAAGGTAGCTATAGTACTTTCCATCGATTCTATAGCTGCCCTTTCTTCGGTCTGAGTAGCTACATCCCgagttctttttcttttttcaggaGTATGCGCTTTATTTGGCTTATTGGTCAGATCAGCTTTTTTGTTAGCCAAAGCATCTGGCACAGGGCCCGCGGTCACCGTAAATTGTTTTATGGACTTTCTTTTCGTCGTTTTAGCCTTTTTGTTTTCAGAGTCTTCTGCGTATGGCTTTTCATTATGATGTGGACCGCCGACGCTATAGTCATGCGGTAATTCATAATCAGGCGTTTTTCTTTTGACAGtttgctaaaaaaaaatcttatttgaatttaattgtatCATGATTTCTAATTATTCAAAAAGCTTGCCCTTGGTCGAGCTTGAGTGTGATATTATTGGATCTTACCATTGAAGTCCCCACATCACTTTTAATTGGATACAGGGGGCCTGTAGATTGGACTTGAGTCACAGGAACCGTAGTAGTGTTTGGtttctaaaatgtaaaaaaatattgaaataataatgatacttaataagaaaaatattttagtataaacggAAATACTCAATAGTTACCGTTACATTCGAAGCTATAAAACAGCTCAGAAATAATTTAGCTGTGTCCCCAGATTCTTTGGTATTCTCTTCATCTGCAAAAAGAACATAAGAAAGTTAGTCTTAAATCGGTAGTTTTATAAGCTTATCCGATTCTGACTATGGCGATCTATGAGTAGCGGTGTGGAATACAGCACCTAACggatttaatacaaaataacttCTTGTTTTGAATAATTGACAAATGGTTTTGGTAATTTTGGAAACGACGCTTAGCGGGGACTGATATCAAGTGTAACATcgaatatttgcattttataagGAACAGACGGTTCACAAAACCCATCTAtagtaagttttaatttgtaataattgaAAATCTCACAATTTTCTTGTCTTCTTTGACGGAAATTGCTCTGGAGATCCAACAGAGCTTGCGCAGCGTCAAACTCGAGGTTGGCAACACTTACACCAACCGTCGacattttaaaaaggtttgtacTGCAAATAGAGTACATTCATTTTAGGAGTTGTAACAAAATGTGTAACACTAGAAACCTTAACATTTACTGTGTATCAAGATTGTGATAAGATGGAAGTCACAAAGAGACTAATTACAAATATGACAGTGATTGAATAGCAGTGGAGGGCCAAACCAAGAAATAACTTGTAAAAGTAACAAAGTTTGTTTGATAAAAGTATGAATTACGGGAACAGGAGTAAGAGGGATAGATGGGGAAAAACAAACACTACTAGAATAGTTAAACATTAGTAGCTACAATTATATATTCTTAACTCAAGGTGAAGTGAAATTCCAGGTATTAGGTACTTACGAGCACTTTGATTTTCACAAATTCACTCAGTAATTATGCACAGTCAACGATTTTGCACTTGGAAGGAAGAACCATCCTCGACAGGACACCGAACTGTACTGACCAACATTTGCTAATCAGCCTATTTATGTAGCTTTCCCATaggccataaaataaaacaccacGCCGGTTAAGCTGCTTTGAGTACAACATTCAGGTAGTTTAAGTAAATCCCTTACAATTTCTCCCAAACTTGACTCattgtttaaaactatattcAAGGTTTAGTACCTGTGTCAGCTTAGCTATTGTTTAACACATCTTCTTGTAGTTGTAAAATTGAACCTACAAAGAGAGTAggtaacaagtttaaaaaatgcATGTTTGAACTTTTGTAAAACTACCTTCAAGGGCAAATATGAATAATGGGATTATAAGCTGTATTAATATAGTCTAAATGTACCTTGTAAGAAGCTTTGCATActtgtttaagttatttaaataactatgctACTTGAAATTTCCTAGACACACTATTTTTAGCGACCTGAGCCCAgcttttgctatttacaatggccgatgaattaatggcaatggattaaattttaaattatttcaattctcTTAAGAATTATGCCAACATAATAGTTGAAAATTAAGTATTGACCATGAGTATACAGTCCCTTACtgaatttctttttattgtgaAGGAAAAATGCTTATGAAAATAGACCtaccaaataattatattgatgaAAATAGACCTACCAAATAAGCATAAACTAGGTACATGGAATACATAATGTAAAAGTAATTTAGTTCCTTATAAATCTCCTTTAATCTAATTCGGTATTTGCCTTGAGATTTGGGAAAACTTTTTCGGTTTCCATTCTATCTTGTGCGTTTATATTTAGCATACAATACTGCAATtactgtgaaataaaaataaaaccgtagATCAtttgtaatcatttttattaacatttaattgttttattctgCGTGAAACTGaacttaaatattacttatttaattacttaatcgAGGGTATTCTTAAATCTTTCTGATTGTAACTTTATAAACGACAgtcatttcaaattcaaaatcaatgcAACGTTAAGTAGCTTACTTATTTTtctcaatagtttttttattaacaagtgcttattaaaaatagcatatttttatatatttttttgcatatttgtcGGTCGGTTTTAGATTGATTAAACATCAttcaagaattaattatttaataagtttctaTGTGCTATCAAATTCTTATACCGCAATGGAACTATCGTGATCGTACCCTTAGACAATTTCTATTCTATTGTGTGTAAATTTTTTGCGTGCTTATTTGATAGGGTCTACGAACGAACGTTAGGGCAAATACGTTTGTATTGTCGTATTTTTTACCTGAGAACTCTAAGTTGAAGACGGTTCAGTTGCATTTTGTTCATTGCTCAGAACGCTAAAGATATGGCTTCTCGTGTTTGGCTTCTTGTTGAGTGGGTGGACCAGACTGGTGTTAATATGTGCCCAGCTTATGATGTAGTGAATGTCGATACCATGGCGTACGACGAGACGGACCTCCATCCCGGAAACCTGATTTTCATACGTGTAAAACATGACAGTCCTCGTCGCGCGAAAATTGTCCGAATATCTGGTATGTACAAGTTTATTCTAGT includes the following:
- the LOC113507673 gene encoding early boundary activity protein 1-like, with the protein product MSTVGVSVANLEFDAAQALLDLQSNFRQRRQENYEENTKESGDTAKLFLSCFIASNVTKPNTTTVPVTQVQSTGPLYPIKSDVGTSMQTVKRKTPDYELPHDYSVGGPHHNEKPYAEDSENKKAKTTKRKSIKQFTVTAGPVPDALANKKADLTNKPNKAHTPEKRKRTRDVATQTEERAAIESMESTIATLCEKIKCLQAEIEALTEQNEKIARQLSESEQDFDCDDDESYKADSNEMDDSNAYDSDLDDTDYITPKKENKPKLKVEQHNGHNKPTKVLKNRNLNTNDDVVSLGDGNAVIPSRIFRHINWNSYTSATRKLLTAVFSRRVLATHSLTGKPSPAFPNKPAKKKLDQSIVNDIVQTVVERCCVPENVVRTSITTKCADESKMFRTRQQNKKKRKLKFNRENIPPGSESDDSDER